Below is a genomic region from Diabrotica undecimpunctata isolate CICGRU chromosome 7, icDiaUnde3, whole genome shotgun sequence.
TAAGAATGGTCTATTAACCCTTCGTTCATCGGGTGACCATTCTGAAACACTTTTGGTCGCGTATGGTCCGtgaggaccaaaatgaaataccgcCTCCCGAGCAACAGCAtacattttattgctaatttcgCATCAACGTGTTTTAAACAAATCATTTACTATATAATGTTTATAACAGAAACAATTCCAAAAATTGTTTAAGTTGTATtaggtaaattttaaaaatgtttacaatttcaacgcatattttttcaaatttgtgacCAGCgcataaataatgaaaaaaacaaaaaaaaacatttaaaactctttaattagaaataaacaaagtaCTACAAAAACATATAGAAAGTAACAAATTAAATTGTGGACACAAACTACAGTGGTAAAACCTTTGGTGGTCAAATTTTCTAAGCAATCTTTGCAGCATGCCATTATGTGGTCCATACTTAGCCGGGATTTGCAAATCTTACCAAAAAAGCGAGATTTGCAtcttttgcaatatttacaaTATCCTCTCTTACCTGGCTGGGGCTCTGGTACAACGTCGACCTCAATGTCTGAGAGTCTCAAGGCCGAAGCACGCAGAGCTTTTGTCAAATGCGTGTCAACTGCTCTTTGTCGTATACTCTCCTATACCAATTCCATACctaggtttttttggaataatcTTCGCGTTTTGGAAAATTCTTTATCTGTGTTGTTGCCtttgtaaattttaaattcattaatTGCTGCGAGATTAAGGAGATTATAAACTACTACCATTGGCCAACGTTTCGTATTTCTGGAAACATTATATGATGTGATCATTTTGTCTACAACATCTACTCCACTCTTTGTGGAATTATAAACagtaattatttctggttttttctgATCACCAGTATCTTCATCAATCCGATCATCTCTGTGCACAGTGGAAACAGCAATCACATGTTTTCCTTTCTTCGGTATATATGATACGGCAATCATATCGTTGCTAAATGCACAAACTGAAAAATTCACCTGCCTATTTCTAATTTGCGTTATTTCTGGCCAAGTGAAACAAGATTGCAAGAAAAATACAACTAAGAAGCAGGGCAAATATTGTTACACATTTGATtgggtggggtctgtcaggacaaACGGCCATGCAGCAGCtatttagaaatttcaaaaacagttttgtataaaaaaaacgaATGGTACTTAGTTTCTAGGAAGGTACTGAAaaggtagaaatttaaaaaaataaaatgagagaattatccaaaatttttattttgtcgtaGACTCACAGACCAAACCCGATGAACGGAGGGTTAAAGAAGGGTCTAGGACTAATTTTAAGCAACATACGAAtagttaaaattttgtaattttaacaatttttgccagttttttttaatttctcattATATCTATTTTTCTTGTGCATTTAGGTACAGTAAAAGCCAAAAAAATTGTCATGTTGCCGCGTCGTTTGTTGAGGTTTCAATCAGTGTTCTGTGACTTTTGTACTCGTGGTATCATCGATTTTTGAGGTTatcttattaaaaacatttatttatttgtcaaaatgcCCAAACAGCTAAATAGTCGATGCAAAGAACTTGTGGCTTCATTAGTTAACTATTGTGAAGAAGAAAGGAATAATAATGGCCCTTTGTTACGATATATGCGAATAAAATATCATTACTTTACTTtacaaaaatttgtattattttatcgtGTAGCTGCTGCTTTAAAAATCAGTGTAAGAACAGTAAGCAGCAtgtcaaatgcagaaaaaaggtaAATATTTCGAGTCACCAAAGAAAAAGCGTTGCACTAATAAACGAGTAACAAATACAACAACTTTAAATATAACCtctattcgtgataccatttacaaTATGTACCAGAGAAATAAGtataattataacaaatatacatttaacataattttatttctgtatgcTTTTAAAACAGCACGTAACGGTTCAATCATTGTGGTCCCAACTGAAAGATAAAGAATTATTTAATGGTAGTACCACTTCTTTAAAAAGATAGCTCAAAGAACTTGGGTTTAAGTGGATGAAGGATAATCcacgacgaggacttatggaattACCTaaagttgtttataaaaaaatacaattcttGAGAACTTATAAAAAAGCGAAGGCTGAAGGTATATACCAATTCGTGTGTCTCGATGaaacttatacattttaaaattggaTCATTGGTCATTCTTGGCAAAATGACAATATAAAGAGTGTTAAAACCACTAAAACGGATGGCAAAAGGTTTGTTGTATTAAGATAAGTTGTTAAATgaacatttaaataaataatatcattgcAGATATAATATAGTCCATGCTGGAAATGAAACCGGATTTATAGAGGGTGCTgaagcaatattttgttcaaaaactcAACTTAGTGATTATCATGGGGAAATGAACCAGGCAAATTTCTTGAAATGGTTTGAATATCAGTTGCTGCAAAACTTAGAGAATTCTTCTCTAATTGTActtgataatgcaccttatcacagtATGTTATTGCATAAAACTCCGAATATAGGATGGTCAAAAAGTGCCATTGAAGagtggttgacagaaaaaaatattCCCTATCCCCATATGATGTTTAAAACAGAACTGTTGCGCATCGTTTCTCAGTAAATATACAGATATAATTTTACATATaaatgtcctttattttaaacatttttttagaaataaatcACAAACCAAGTATATAGTGGACGATATCGCAGAACGGTATGGACACAAAGTTTTACGTCTTCCTCCTTACCATTGTATCTTTGAacctattgaattaatttgggacatagcaaaaattattacaataggCACATTGGTAGAGATGTTAACAGCGCTAACAACTGCCTAAACATGTGGCATGAGGCAGTTTACATGATTACTCCTGATATGTGGAAAAACTCTATTAATCATACTGaaagagaaatatttaaatggtatgaGAGAGAAAGAATATTTGATCGTCAAGAAATTAGTCCAATAGTATTAAATGTTAATAGTGGAGATAGTGACACTAATGTGGAATAAGATTCAGAAAATGTTTAGTTCGTTGATGTTGTTTTTTTGatgttcaatattaaaaaatattttattttattgcttgtggttttattttgattatatttattgtttggtAACTCAGTAATAATCATACCACTTTTATTGTGGAATTCCTTACTTTGTGAAATCTATTCATGaatgtaattaacaaaaaacaaatgacactcatttttaaattccatttaaTATAGTGTGTAAAATTTCTTAATTTAGATTTCTTAATAAAAAGAAAGCCTATTTTCTTTACTTTAAAACAGTTGATTGCAAAATATACTAGGCCTATTGGTAACTAAGATTTGGTTTGTCAAAGTGTGATGCAAAGATTTTTTACTTTCACAGATATTTTTCTAATTCCTTTCCTTTTACATTAATTCAGGTATATACAAGTCGTTAGATGAACCTTATCTTGATTAGCGTTAGTCCCAGAGTATTTTGGAACAAGACCACTTTAAGGTACAAAAAGTAAGCTTTTTGGTAATGCATATACCTAAATGTACAAGAAACAAAGATgtaatgaaaaatataaaaaccaaaactgttaaaagtagaaaactttaGAGAACCATATCTTGGTTAAAATTAGTCCTAGCACCTTCTACAATAGACTATTCTTAAGATAATTGATTTTTCTCTTTACTAAATGTACCACTGAATATACCTTACACTGCGTAGACAAAAGGTGTACACGAAAATTTGCCAAAAATAGGGACAATGGCTCAAAAATTGTAACGTATGTAAACTATTTTACTTACGTACACAAATATTCTAGGCCCTTTTGCTAGTGTCGGAAGAGTTTGGGTGAGGttcttttaaaaatcatatacaagctgtttgtattatctttaaaattaaaataaattgggCACCATCCGTTAATCATTTACCCTCGTAAGGAAACGAGCTcagataaagaaataaaataaaaaattttaaacaaagctaatctttattattttgttataaacAAAAAGTTATTAGAAGATTCTAGGAGAATTACGTCATCCAGAAAAAGGAATAAACAGTCTCTATTTAGgtattatattacaaatatttatacGTGCTTATACGAAACtagaattaaaattatatcataagaaaacaaacattttatatcttCGCATTAGATTATGAATAAGAAATACGTATATGAAAATACAATtatattttatcccaaatttcgaaattcgttcacataaaaaatataattatatagaagatatttatataatatgtagataTTTATGTAACTAAAAGACCAATAATAAATCACATCACTGTTACTTAGTTCATAGATAATCTtcactgttcaataaaaaaaatataaaattggtaCCATCTGAATTATCCAAATGCTTGTGTGTCTTGTAGAAAGGATATAATTTTTACCAACTAGGTACTCAGGCAGGGATTTTAAAACGTTGAATCTATTGGCAGCATAAACATAGTATCcaccataaaaatatataggattGGGCGGCTAAGCAAACGGACTATTACACAAAAAGCACTTATACCAAACGGTAATTCTTCGAATTGCTGAGGATGTAATGTAATGGTGGCCAACTATACATTCTGGTTTCAGAACACATGCCATAAATCCATAGTTACTTAGATAACCTTCAGCCAATAAACATAGTTCTGGCAACTATTAGTGCTCCCGGTAAggatctaaaataaatatttaattaaaatataaaagaaaaaaaggatagccaagcgggctgggcggctggcttctccttcgcttcactgcgagagatgtcagttcaatccccagctcggtgtacagaaaacaaaaaggctaacgcagcagtttaaaattctaaatgaatctgcggcttagtctagaatatgctggtatctgatcggcctatggtggagcagtacggcaagagataagggcttgcggcttggtgatactcctccatagatccctaccggaagggcgtgttccgcctaaataccgggtatatacatatacagaaaaaaaagaattttttggcTTACCTCATCAAGAGAACACTCAAACAAAATTTTGTTCTGTATTCTGAACGTTCAGAGACAAAAAAAGAGATATGAATTGTCGGAAGGTTACGATCGCTCGGATTTTGAAGCCAAAGTAGGAGCTATTAGGAACTACAGTTTAATCCTTCAGGTAATTTAGATGCACTCGGCGGATATATGACTTGAGCAACATTGATTTGAATATTTACTAAGAATTAAAGTAATTCAtttttaacccagatattactaccgtccttctaaaaggcagtgtaaattatgcgtaatttaggttagtacagctaccaactgatagatggctctagatggagtgttttcaagagccagcattcaacaagttttaacgattttagtgctcgcacatgctgtaattgtgaggttatctgtgtaaattgccaggttttggactacaaaatggatgcttataattggaggtaagtctagaattaaaaaactgttatttcacggcattggcatgtggattattgtataatagggacttatgtacgtatattcttggctcgaatagttgtcacgttgtttcaaaggctcgccgcttgggatttcattttgttcttttaaaaggacggtagtaattagtACTACCAACGTGCGTATTGTTTCAGGAGGCCTCTCAAATTGCATGAACTTTTAGAAGAGCTTGATTCTGATGAAATCCCAGTCCCTCCAGATGGTTTGATCATATTTTCCGCAGAAAATGCCAATGATGATGTCACCGATTGCGACTCCGGCGATGAAGAACTAACTATAATAAACAATTTACCGGGTAGTCAGTTGAGAAGCGATGTagaacttgtttttgacaacgcgactgaattaccacaagattctgtgaattccagcctaccagaagaagattcggatgatgacaatataccattggctttgtttctttccaaggaaaagctgccccatcaattagagaagagaatatctgcacactggattcaaggagacttgtatcaacaccctgattgtacttactggaaaactcaattgggaccgaaaatgactcagtcgccgatggaaattttcaatttgttttttgatgatgaagtcatcaatttggttaccgaatacactaacatctacgcaggacaaagaaatcttttgaacgacattactcaaaatgagattcgatcttttataggcgttcttgtattgagtggttatgtggttgtgccgaaaaggtacatgtactgggaaaatcgtgacgattcgcacaacgcaatggtggtagctgctatatctagggatagattttcccacataatgaaagttttgcatgtttgcaataacttgtcattagatacatttgatagatttgccaagatgcgacctctgttcgacgtaataaacaaaaaatttatacaattttcccctttagaacaacatcacagcatagatgaggcaatggttccgtattttggtcgccatcccacaaaacaattcatcaggggaaaaccaatccgttgtgggtacaaaatgtgggtaggagcccttcgtctgggatacatagtttggttttctccttaccaaggtaattccactacaatacctgaacaatataaagt
It encodes:
- the LOC140446424 gene encoding uncharacterized protein; this encodes MIAVSYIPKKGKHVIAVSTVHRDDRIDEDTGDQKKPEIITVYNSTKSGVDVVDKMITSYNVSRNTKRWPMVVVYNLLNLAAINEFKIYKGNNTDKEFSKTRRLFQKNLGMELV